The genomic segment CGAAGAGGGATTCTATCGTCGTCTGAGAGAAATGGTCGTCTATGTCTTTTTGCAAAGATACTAGTTTGCCTTCATCCGGTGCGGTTGATGTGTATTTTGCGAGCAATGTGTCAATGGTTGTTTGCTCCCATTTCCTTCCCTCCAATTCATCGATGAAAAGCAGGAGTTTTTCATGAGACATAAAATGATCTGCTCCATTTATATACAGTACATCTGCAGCTTTTAATTGTGTAGCCGTCAATGCTAAATATCTTCCGATGAATCCCGGAGCCTTATTTAAAAAATAGGCGGCACCTACATCTGGGAAAAAACCAATTGTCATTTCTGGCATTGCCCAAACGGTACGCTCGGTAACGATTTTAATAGAAGCACCATAAGTTAAACCTACGCCGCCTCCCATGACAATACCATCTAAACAAGCAATGATTGGTTTAGGGAATTGGGCAATGGATAAATCTGTTTGATATTCTTCTGTGAAAAAGTCGTTTGCTTTTTGGAGACCATTTTCACTATTTTTCGCTTCATATAATGTTTTAATATCTCCGCCGGCACATAAACCTTTTGTTCCTGCACCTTTGATTATGACAGCTTTGACACGTTCGTTTGTCTTCCAATCTGTTAATTTTTCCCTGATTGCTTGAACCATCGCGAAGGACAGTGAGTTTAAAGCTTTCGGCCGATTGAGTAAAATTGTAGCAACTCCATTGTCGCTTATTGAAAAAAGGACTTCTTCTGTCATTGTTCACAACCCCTTTTACGTATGTTTAAATAGCGGTTTTCTTTTTTCAATAAATGCGTGTACACCTTCCTTGGCATCGTCTGTTAAAAACAGTTCAGCAAAATTGTTACGTTCCCGTTCTAGCCCATTTACTAAGGATTCATTTGCTCCCTGTATGATACATTCTACAGCTCGCGTGATGCTGGTCATACTCTTACCGTCTACAAATGCTTTGGCAATCGTTTTAGCAGTTGGCAAAAGATCTTCTGGGGAAACGACTAATTGGATAAGTCCAGCTTCCTTTGCCTCGTCGCCGTTAAGTTGTTTGCTTGTTAAAATTAGTTCCAATGCAGTGGCTGTACTGGTTATCCTGCTCAATCTTTGCGTTCCGCCGAACGTAGGGATAAGCCCAAGTTGAAGCTCGGGTAATCCCAGTTTGGCTGCAGATACGGCAATCCGGTAATGGCAGCTCATAGCCAATTCCAATCCTCCACCAAGACAAGCACCATTAATGGCTGCGATAACGGGTTTTTTCATCGATTCTATTTCGTTGCAAATTGCTTGTCCCGCTGTGGCCATTGCCAATCCTTTCTGGTCGTCACCTAGTGCGTCAATGAATTCTTTAATATCAGCACCGGCAACAAAGAAGCGACCTGCCCCAGTTAAAATAATCGCTTTCAACTTATCATCATTGGCAAGACATTTAAAAACCTCTCTTAGTTCGGCAATGCATGCTGTTGACAATGTATTGGCTGGTGCATGGTCTATTTCCACGATTGCAATGTCATCTTCAATCAGTAGATTTGTGAAATTTCTTGACATGATTTTTCCACTCCTTTATTAACTATATATGTTGACATAAAGAATCCACTCAACAACGCTTGGCCTCCCTATGAGGCGCCTTCGCTGGTGATTATATAGAATCATTAGTTCAATATATATATTAGTTATGCAATTATCATGCCAGTCTAAAGAGTGTGTAGTAGGAATGTTTAATTAATATGGAACTGTAAAACTGTCTAGACAGTTTTACAGTTCTTCGTCAGATGAAAGTTTTCGTAGTCGGGAGATTTTCATCGGTTGAAGCCTGTGAACTGAAATCTAATCAGGGAATCTACGGATGCTGTTGGTATGGCTTTATAGGGGTTATTTTTCAAAAAAATATTTTTTTCTTTACTTTTGGTTTTAGATGTTCTACTATGAAGTTAGTAAAGTTTCCTGAGGGAAACAATAATGTAATTCATTTTTTTGCCTATAAAGTTTCCCTAGGGCAAAAAAAATTTGGATTTAAAGTTTCCCTTGGGAAACTCCGGCATATAAATAGATATATGGAGGTGTGTAAATATGAAAGATGCAATTGTAGTTTCGAATTTGCATGTGTCGTATTTCGGAAAAGAAGTGCTACATGATATAGAGTTCACGATATCAAGTGGGAAATCAGTTGGAATCATTGGACCGAATGGAGCAGGGAAGTCCACTTTGCTTAAAGTGTTACTAAATTTGATTTCAAAAGATAAAGGGGATATTACAATCCTTGGTTCCACGCTGAAAGAGGTCCGTAAACGAATTGCTTACGTTCCGCAGCGTAGTACAATCGATTGGGATTTCCCGATTACAGTCAAAGATACAGTTCTTATTGGTACGTATCCGACAGTTGGATTATTAAAAAGGCCAGGGCGAAAGGAAAGGGCATTGGCTCTGAAGTGCCTTGAAAAGGTTGATATGATCGAGTTTCAGGATCGGCAAATTGGAGAATTATCTGGCGGTCAGCAGCAGCGTGTTTTCCTGGCTAGAGCACTTGCTCAGCAGGCAGATTTGTTTTTACTCGATGAACCATTTGTTGGAATTGACGCAACGAGTGAAGAGATGATTGTGAAGATTTTAAAAGAGTTGCGCGATGAAGGAAAAACAATCATCGTCGTCCATCATGATTTGAACAAGGCGGAAAAATATTTTGATGAACTGTTGTTGTTAAACAAGGAGTTAATTGCGAAGGGCAGTGTGAAAGAAGTGTTTACGCCTCAAATGATTTCAAAAGCATACGGCGGACAATTATCGTTTTTAGATGGGGTGATGGCGAAATGATGCATTTCATCGAGGCAGTTATGCAATATGGTTTTCTGCAAAAAGCGCTTATTACATCGGTGATGGTTGGTATCATTAGTGGCGTCATTGGCTGTTTTATTATTTTAAGAGGAATGGCCCTGATGGGGGATGCGATATCTCATGCCGTATTACCAGGTGTCGCAATTTCTTTCATGCTAGGTATCAATTTCTTTATCGGAGCGGTAATAACGGGTATTTTAACAGCTATCGGTATAGGATTCATCAACCAGAACAGTCGTGTGAAAAATGATTCTGCGATTGGCATCATGTTTACTGCTGCATTTGCCGCTGGGATTATCCTTATCACATTTATGAAGAGTAGTACAGATTTGTATCACATCCTGTTTGGGAATGTGTTGGCGGTCAGACCTTCTGATATGTGGATGACACTAATAGTTGGTATTTTCGTGTTGTTAAGTGTGTTTATATTTTATAAAGAGTTGCTTGTCAGTTCGTTTGACCCGATTATGGCTCAAGCATATGGGCTTCCGACTAAGATGATCCATTACTTTTTAATGGTTCTATTAACACTTGTTACGGTCGCATCGTTACAGACAGTGGGCATCATATTAGTCGTTGCGATGCTTATTACACCCGCTTCGACAGCTTATTTATTAACTGATCGGCTGTCTGTCATGATAGTCATTTCAGCTGCATGTGGAACGATTTCGGCGATAATTGGTTTGTATTTGAGCTTTACGTACAATCTTGCATCTGGCGCAACAATCGTACTCGTCGCAACCGCTTTATTTTTCTTAGCATTTATATTCTCACCGAAACAAGGTTTATTGTGGAGAGCTATTCGAACAAATAAACAAAAATCAGCCGTTTTATAAAAGGTAATTCAAAATAGAAGGGGAAGATTGTGAATGAAAAAAAGTATGCTATTGTTTGCGCTGGTTGTTGTTGGAGTCTTGTTGTCGGCATGTAACCAAGGGGCGACTGCTCCAAAAGAGAAGGGTGAAAAACTGCAAGTCGTTGCGACGTATTCGATTGTCTACGATATTGTGAAAAATGTCGGGGGAGATTTGGTCGATGTTCACAGCCTTGCACCGATTGGATCAGATCCTCACCAATATGATCCACTTCCGGCAGATGTCGCTTTGACGACAGATGCAGATGTTGTTTTTTATAACGGGCTAAATTTAGAAGAAGGAAATGCATGGTTTACTAAATTGATGGAAACCGCTGGAAAAGCGGGGGAGGATGCGCCGGTATTTCGTGTAAGTGAAGGGGTTGAACCGATGCTCCTCAGTTCGAAGGACCATTTAGGGGAAGAAGATCCCCATGCTTGGCTTGACGTGCGCAATGGCATCAAGTATGTAGAAAACGTGCGTAAATCCCTGAAGAAAATTGATCCAGAAAATGCAGACATCTATGATGAAAACGCGGATGCATATATCACTGAACTCAAAGCCCTTCATGAAGAAATCGTGGAGAAAATGAACAAGATCCCAGAAGAACGACGGATACTCGTGACGAGTGAAGGTGCGTTCAAATACTTCTCCAAAGCGTATGATTTTAATGCAGCCTACATTTGGGAAATCAATTCACACCATGAAGGAACACCTGAACAGCTGACAACTATCATTGCAACTATCAACGAGGAAAAGGTTCAAGCATTATTTTTAGAAACAAGTATCGATCCACGTAGCATGGAGATGGTATCAAGGGAAACGAATGTGCCGATTAAAGGGAAAATCTTTACGGACTCTCTAGGGAAACCTGGTGATGATGGCGATACGTATGTGAAAATGCTAAGATGGAACGCAGACATGATTTATAGTGGTTTGAATCAATAACAAAATGATGAAGCAGCCAGGACTTTTTACTTCAAAAGTCCTGGCTGCTTTTTGGTGGAAATAGTTGTGTCGGTGATAACCTAATCCATGGCGGTGATAAGTCCGTTTGAGCCGGTGATAACCCAATCCGTGGCGGTGATAACCTCGTTTGAGTCGGTGATAACACAATCCATAACGGTGATAAACTCAGTATAAGCTTGTTTTTTTGTTAGTCCATATTAATGAAAATCCCATCAAGATTTGCTTCGTTTTTCAATAATCCGGTTTCTGACATCCAATCGGCAGTTGCTTGCCATGCCTGTTCATCCTGCTCACCAAACGTACCAGGTGCTGTCATTTTCGGAAGAAGAATCGAAAGTGACTCTCTTTCAACAACCTCGACGAGTGGGAAATTCGCTTCATCCTGGTATTTTAGCAAGATAGATAGCGCTTCTTCAGGATCTTTCTCCATATCATCAAAGGCTCTTCCGGCAGCGCGCCAAAATGCTTCGATGTTCTTTTGGTCTTTCTTCCACGTATCGTCACTTGTCACAACAATAAGTTCATAAAACGAAGGTATTTCGAAGTCTGTCGGGTCAATATAGCCTGTTGGAAATCCTTCATATTCAAGTAGCGGTACTTCATGATTAATATATGCCCCGATAACAGCGTCTGCTTTTTTTGAAATCAATGCAGAATTTAATTCAAACCCCACATCGACCATGTTTACTTTACCGTAGTCTGCACCATCTGCTTTCATCATTGTTTCTAGTATTGCTTCGTTCAAAGGGATTCCTGAATAGCCTACAGTTTTTCCTTCTAGATCTTTTGGTGACTCGATACCACTTTCTTTTAAAAATGCTACGTGATTCAATGGCGAACGAACGAGAACGCCGACGGATTTAATGCCGATATTCTGTTCAGACTTTGCAATTATAACGTCAGGCTGATAGGTGATGCCCATAGTCACTTTTCCTGCTGCTGCAAGGTTAATAGGATCAGTCGGACTTGCGGGGAACTTGATATCCAGTTCAATGCCTTCATCTTTGAAATAACCTTTTTCCTCCGCAACATAAAGGAAGCTATGTACAGCATTAGGATACCAATCAAGCATGATACTTACCTTTTCTGTTTTTTCATTAGCATTGCACGCGCTGAGCAATAGGATTAGCGCAAGACTTGTAAGTGATAATGTGATTTTCTTCAATTTTTAATCCTCCATTTTAACGTTCGATTTTCAATAATGGTAACGCTGATGAATAGCCCGATTCCGACGGCACTCAGTACAAAGATGGGTGCGAAAACAGCTGCACCATCGAACTGCGTCATCATACGCCTACTGAAGTAACCAAGGCCTGCCTGCGCCCCTAACCATTCTCCGATTGCAGCG from the Sporosarcina psychrophila genome contains:
- a CDS encoding enoyl-CoA hydratase/isomerase family protein, which codes for MTEEVLFSISDNGVATILLNRPKALNSLSFAMVQAIREKLTDWKTNERVKAVIIKGAGTKGLCAGGDIKTLYEAKNSENGLQKANDFFTEEYQTDLSIAQFPKPIIACLDGIVMGGGVGLTYGASIKIVTERTVWAMPEMTIGFFPDVGAAYFLNKAPGFIGRYLALTATQLKAADVLYINGADHFMSHEKLLLFIDELEGRKWEQTTIDTLLAKYTSTAPDEGKLVSLQKDIDDHFSQTTIESLFDALGENDTSFAKEAIETMRTKSPVSLKVTLKQLIDGEQKTLEECLATDLILAMNFMKHEDFFEGVRSVLIDKDLAPCYKYPHISSVSNEMVNGFFIAD
- a CDS encoding enoyl-CoA hydratase-related protein, whose amino-acid sequence is MSRNFTNLLIEDDIAIVEIDHAPANTLSTACIAELREVFKCLANDDKLKAIILTGAGRFFVAGADIKEFIDALGDDQKGLAMATAGQAICNEIESMKKPVIAAINGACLGGGLELAMSCHYRIAVSAAKLGLPELQLGLIPTFGGTQRLSRITSTATALELILTSKQLNGDEAKEAGLIQLVVSPEDLLPTAKTIAKAFVDGKSMTSITRAVECIIQGANESLVNGLERERNNFAELFLTDDAKEGVHAFIEKRKPLFKHT
- a CDS encoding metal ABC transporter ATP-binding protein, whose product is MKDAIVVSNLHVSYFGKEVLHDIEFTISSGKSVGIIGPNGAGKSTLLKVLLNLISKDKGDITILGSTLKEVRKRIAYVPQRSTIDWDFPITVKDTVLIGTYPTVGLLKRPGRKERALALKCLEKVDMIEFQDRQIGELSGGQQQRVFLARALAQQADLFLLDEPFVGIDATSEEMIVKILKELRDEGKTIIVVHHDLNKAEKYFDELLLLNKELIAKGSVKEVFTPQMISKAYGGQLSFLDGVMAK
- a CDS encoding metal ABC transporter permease, with protein sequence MHFIEAVMQYGFLQKALITSVMVGIISGVIGCFIILRGMALMGDAISHAVLPGVAISFMLGINFFIGAVITGILTAIGIGFINQNSRVKNDSAIGIMFTAAFAAGIILITFMKSSTDLYHILFGNVLAVRPSDMWMTLIVGIFVLLSVFIFYKELLVSSFDPIMAQAYGLPTKMIHYFLMVLLTLVTVASLQTVGIILVVAMLITPASTAYLLTDRLSVMIVISAACGTISAIIGLYLSFTYNLASGATIVLVATALFFLAFIFSPKQGLLWRAIRTNKQKSAVL
- a CDS encoding metal ABC transporter substrate-binding protein, yielding MKKSMLLFALVVVGVLLSACNQGATAPKEKGEKLQVVATYSIVYDIVKNVGGDLVDVHSLAPIGSDPHQYDPLPADVALTTDADVVFYNGLNLEEGNAWFTKLMETAGKAGEDAPVFRVSEGVEPMLLSSKDHLGEEDPHAWLDVRNGIKYVENVRKSLKKIDPENADIYDENADAYITELKALHEEIVEKMNKIPEERRILVTSEGAFKYFSKAYDFNAAYIWEINSHHEGTPEQLTTIIATINEEKVQALFLETSIDPRSMEMVSRETNVPIKGKIFTDSLGKPGDDGDTYVKMLRWNADMIYSGLNQ
- a CDS encoding ABC transporter substrate-binding protein, with translation MKKITLSLTSLALILLLSACNANEKTEKVSIMLDWYPNAVHSFLYVAEEKGYFKDEGIELDIKFPASPTDPINLAAAGKVTMGITYQPDVIIAKSEQNIGIKSVGVLVRSPLNHVAFLKESGIESPKDLEGKTVGYSGIPLNEAILETMMKADGADYGKVNMVDVGFELNSALISKKADAVIGAYINHEVPLLEYEGFPTGYIDPTDFEIPSFYELIVVTSDDTWKKDQKNIEAFWRAAGRAFDDMEKDPEEALSILLKYQDEANFPLVEVVERESLSILLPKMTAPGTFGEQDEQAWQATADWMSETGLLKNEANLDGIFINMD